The following nucleotide sequence is from Thermus antranikianii DSM 12462.
CGGTCAGCACCAGGATGCGGCGGATGGCGGCGATGAGCCCGATGACCAGAAAGGGAGTGGCCTCGAGGGTCCCTTCCTTGGCGAAACGCAAAAGGGTATAGAGGATCTCCGCCAACATCAAGGCCAAAAGGATCCGGTCCAGCAAGGCCAGGGCCACCTCCCCATAGTCCCCTTGCATGAGGTGGCGCACTCCCTCCACCAAGGTGGAAAGGAGCAGCACCGCCGCCCCACCAGCGATGAGAAAGCCGGCAAAAAGGTAGATTGCGGTTTCTGTTACCTGGAGAATCCGGTAAGCGTCCCGCCTCACCGTTTTAGTCTACATCGTTGAGGTAGGTAAAATCCCCCTGCTCCTCCAAAAACTTCTGCATCTCATAGGGGGAGCGGATCCCTTCCTCCCCTGGGAAAGGACCTTCCATCCAGTGGGGCGGGGCCTCCGGCGGTGGAACCTGGAAGCCGTAGAAGTAGTAAAGAGCCCAGTACCCATGGGCATCCTTCAGGACCACCGCATCCCCATACCCGTCCTCCAGCACCTTTACCGCCTGCTTCCTGGCCTCCCGGTAGGGCATTTCTGAGTAGTCCACACACACCTCCTACTTGGACTCGTTGATGAAGAGGGTATAGCCATTGTCCTCTAGCCAAAGGGCCTGATCATACGGATCCAGGAACTC
It contains:
- a CDS encoding phosphate-starvation-inducible PsiE family protein, whose product is MRRDAYRILQVTETAIYLFAGFLIAGGAAVLLLSTLVEGVRHLMQGDYGEVALALLDRILLALMLAEILYTLLRFAKEGTLEATPFLVIGLIAAIRRILVLTAEAVEKFDLADPAFMAVLAELGLLSLMVVALALAMRLTRSEAGR